One genomic segment of Polyangiaceae bacterium includes these proteins:
- a CDS encoding SWIM zinc finger family protein, producing the protein MSAAVDHGYRYLFESSVEAKAGTPALQLATSGGTADNPFFFQGKMRAPELSATLLSTLSRVVGSRFYVPPAMLARILALADPVVTSGEGMLRFEGFSSCASAYARVDFTPDAHDGQVVSSGTTNVDFNAKMRGTLASLRDRDGMELSVGREEVRLTRGEETVVERKVALPLRWLKGFVEVQAYAARMQPFAEIGGVEALRFVRALPRTASRQEQWLQHQGRGVRLAHTRRPGALRVGGVERLRVLEPLLARCKRLNVYADADGQASTWQLDFDIARFSLTISGDVWRGFSGEGQALGALRQRKTLSALVPALRACLAWQVALEPGALAARIGRTEDEVHAALQLLGARGLVGFDQHAARYFHRELPFDLSKLEALAPRLRAAQQLLEREELKQAPADPGLVLVPSGGVVHRVELRQDGARCTCPWFAKHQGARGPCKHVLAAETYVEGLHEHRRQS; encoded by the coding sequence ATGAGCGCGGCGGTCGACCACGGATATCGCTATCTGTTCGAGTCGAGCGTGGAAGCGAAAGCAGGCACGCCCGCGCTGCAGTTGGCGACCTCCGGCGGAACCGCTGACAACCCCTTCTTCTTTCAGGGCAAGATGCGCGCGCCGGAGCTCAGCGCCACGCTGCTTTCGACCCTTTCTCGCGTCGTCGGCTCTCGCTTCTACGTTCCGCCCGCGATGCTGGCGCGGATCCTGGCGCTGGCAGATCCCGTGGTGACTTCCGGAGAGGGAATGCTGCGCTTCGAAGGCTTCTCCTCGTGTGCCAGCGCCTACGCCCGCGTCGACTTCACGCCGGATGCGCACGACGGCCAGGTCGTGAGCTCGGGGACGACCAACGTGGACTTCAACGCCAAGATGCGCGGAACCCTGGCGTCGCTCCGGGATCGGGACGGCATGGAGCTGTCCGTGGGGAGGGAAGAAGTGCGCCTGACGCGGGGCGAAGAGACCGTCGTGGAGCGCAAAGTGGCGCTGCCTTTGCGTTGGCTGAAGGGCTTCGTCGAAGTGCAGGCCTATGCGGCGCGAATGCAGCCCTTCGCAGAAATCGGCGGCGTGGAGGCACTGCGCTTCGTGCGCGCGCTGCCGCGCACGGCGAGTCGGCAGGAGCAGTGGCTCCAGCATCAAGGGCGCGGCGTGCGCCTGGCACACACGCGCCGGCCCGGCGCGCTGCGGGTGGGGGGCGTGGAGCGCCTGCGCGTGCTCGAGCCCTTGTTGGCGCGCTGCAAGCGCCTGAACGTCTACGCGGACGCGGACGGCCAGGCCAGCACCTGGCAACTGGACTTCGACATCGCTCGCTTCAGCCTGACGATCTCCGGTGACGTGTGGCGCGGCTTTTCCGGTGAAGGGCAAGCTCTCGGCGCATTGCGTCAGCGCAAGACCCTCAGCGCGCTCGTTCCAGCTCTGCGCGCGTGCTTGGCATGGCAAGTGGCACTCGAGCCCGGCGCCTTGGCTGCGCGGATCGGTCGCACCGAAGACGAAGTGCACGCCGCGCTGCAGCTACTGGGCGCCCGAGGCCTCGTTGGTTTCGATCAACACGCCGCGCGCTACTTTCACCGCGAGCTACCCTTCGACCTCTCCAAGCTGGAGGCCTTGGCACCACGTTTGCGCGCCGCCCAGCAATTGTTGGAGCGCGAGGAGCTGAAGCAGGCACCCGCAGATCCCGGGCTCGTCTTGGTGCCCAGCGGCGGCGTCGTGCATCGGGTGGAGTTGCGGCAGGACGGCGCGCGCTGCACCTGTCCGTGGTTTGCGAAGCATCAAGGCGCACGAGGCCCCTGCAAGCACGTGCTCGCCGCCGAGACCTACGTGGAGGGATTGCATGAGCACCGTCGACAAAGCTGA